From a single Serratia surfactantfaciens genomic region:
- a CDS encoding LysR family transcriptional regulator translates to MNLKQIRYALAVAEEQSFTRAAQRCHTVQSALSHQIAKLEEELGCTLFERTSRRVRLTPAGQAFIPSAQRLLAAQQALVEEVTAAGDAVSGTLTIGTISTINAIDLTEKLDKFHRHYPAVNIRLYVGMSEALLEDVRQQKCDMAFVGIWPGDVDLLPMSHRQLTDEPLVALVAPQHPLANRERVNLQALAEVPLVDFYSGTGARRQTDRAFLAAGIRRHVSFEIDHIEWLENLVRRGLAAGIVPISTAQRLSALVSIPIEDGPRRQVYCIWPQPLSNAAARFLQFSGIDLAG, encoded by the coding sequence ATGAACCTGAAACAGATCCGCTATGCGCTGGCGGTGGCGGAAGAGCAGAGCTTTACCCGGGCGGCGCAGCGCTGCCATACGGTGCAGTCGGCGCTCAGCCACCAGATCGCCAAACTGGAAGAAGAGCTGGGCTGTACGCTGTTTGAACGCACCTCGCGCCGGGTGCGGCTGACGCCCGCCGGCCAGGCTTTCATTCCGTCGGCGCAGCGGCTGTTGGCGGCGCAGCAGGCGCTGGTGGAAGAAGTGACCGCCGCCGGCGATGCGGTGTCCGGCACGCTCACCATCGGCACCATTTCAACCATAAACGCGATTGATCTGACCGAAAAGCTCGACAAGTTTCATCGCCACTATCCGGCGGTGAACATTCGCCTGTACGTCGGCATGAGCGAAGCCCTGCTGGAGGACGTGCGTCAGCAGAAGTGCGATATGGCGTTCGTCGGCATCTGGCCCGGCGATGTCGACCTGTTGCCGATGTCGCACCGGCAGTTGACCGATGAGCCGCTGGTGGCGTTGGTGGCGCCGCAGCATCCGTTGGCCAACCGCGAGCGGGTGAATCTGCAGGCGCTCGCGGAAGTGCCGCTGGTGGATTTCTACAGCGGCACCGGCGCGCGGCGTCAAACCGATCGCGCCTTCCTGGCGGCGGGTATCCGCCGGCATGTCAGTTTTGAGATCGATCATATCGAGTGGCTGGAGAATCTGGTGCGGCGCGGGTTGGCGGCGGGGATCGTACCGATCTCGACCGCGCAACGCTTAAGCGCGCTGGTGTCGATCCCGATTGAAGACGGGCCGCGGCGCCAGGTGTACTGCATTTGGCCGCAGCCCTTGTCGAATGCCGCCGCACGCTTTTTACAGTTCAGCGGCATCGATCTGGCGGGGTAA
- a CDS encoding MFS transporter has product MNQQNAHPGLSPALTVLIAIATGLAVASNYYAQPLLETIATGFNLSVNQAGFIVTAAQLGYATGLLLLVPLGDMFERRGLIVFMTLLAAGGMLITATSATLPMMILGTALTGLFSVVAQILVPLAATLAHPEKRGKTVGIIMSGLLLGILLARTVAGALASFGGWRTIYWVASVLMILMALVLWRALPRYKQHSGLNYPQLLASIFSLFCRTPLLRTRAILGALSFANFSVLWTSMAFLLAAPPFNYSEGVIGLFGLVGAAGALAASRAGHLADKGKAGLTTTVGLVLLLLSWIPIALAKQSLWALIAGILILDLAVQAVHVTNQSVMYRIMPDARNRLTAGYMTSYFIGGALGSLLSASAYQHAGWYGVAAAGGILCLLNLLTWWLGKRHDPQGPATI; this is encoded by the coding sequence ATGAACCAACAAAACGCCCATCCGGGCCTCAGCCCGGCGCTGACCGTGCTGATCGCCATCGCAACCGGCCTGGCGGTCGCCAGCAACTACTATGCGCAACCGCTGCTGGAAACCATCGCCACCGGTTTCAACCTGTCGGTCAACCAGGCCGGCTTTATCGTTACCGCCGCGCAGCTGGGTTACGCCACCGGCCTGCTGCTGCTGGTGCCGCTCGGCGACATGTTCGAACGCCGCGGCCTGATCGTGTTCATGACGCTGCTGGCCGCCGGGGGCATGTTGATCACCGCCACCTCCGCCACGCTGCCGATGATGATCCTCGGCACCGCGCTCACCGGGCTGTTCTCGGTGGTGGCGCAGATCCTGGTGCCGCTGGCCGCCACGTTGGCCCACCCGGAAAAGCGCGGCAAGACCGTCGGCATCATCATGAGCGGCCTGCTGCTCGGCATCCTGCTGGCGCGTACCGTCGCGGGCGCATTGGCGTCGTTCGGCGGCTGGCGCACCATCTACTGGGTCGCCAGCGTGCTGATGATCCTGATGGCGCTGGTCTTGTGGCGCGCACTGCCGCGCTATAAGCAACACTCCGGGCTGAACTACCCGCAGCTGCTGGCCTCGATCTTCAGCCTGTTCTGCCGCACGCCGCTGCTGCGCACCCGCGCCATTCTCGGCGCCCTGTCGTTCGCCAACTTTAGCGTGCTCTGGACCTCCATGGCCTTTCTGCTCGCCGCACCGCCGTTCAACTATTCCGAGGGCGTGATCGGGCTGTTCGGCCTGGTGGGTGCCGCCGGCGCGCTGGCCGCCTCGCGCGCCGGTCATCTGGCGGACAAAGGCAAGGCCGGGTTGACCACCACCGTCGGCCTGGTGTTGCTGCTACTGTCGTGGATACCTATCGCGCTGGCTAAACAATCGCTGTGGGCGCTGATCGCCGGCATCCTGATCCTCGATCTGGCGGTGCAGGCGGTGCACGTCACCAACCAGAGCGTGATGTATCGCATCATGCCGGACGCGCGCAACCGCCTGACCGCCGGCTATATGACCAGCTACTTTATCGGCGGCGCTCTCGGTTCGCTGCTCTCCGCCTCGGCCTATCAGCATGCCGGCTGGTACGGTGTCGCCGCCGCCGGGGGGATTCTATGCCTGCTCAACCTGCTGACCTGGTGGCTCGGCAAACGCCACGATCCGCAGGGGCCGGCGACAATCTGA
- a CDS encoding AzlC family ABC transporter permease — translation MQSQAADSLTPPAVSATFANGVVDSLPIVIGYVPVAFAFGLSAVKLGFSPLESIFFSCIIYAGASQFVITALLSAGMSLWVSALTVMAMDVRHLLYGPALRHRIVSRMSPGKTAIWAFGLTDEVFAAATAKLMRNNRSWSENWMLGIALCSWLSWVAGTALGALFGNGPLEQFPVIEASLSFMLPALFLSFLLAAFRRPQSLTIAAALAGALLGVVLFSIPVAILAGIGAGCIAALFQPAHAEAAHEH, via the coding sequence ATGCAAAGCCAAGCTGCAGACAGCCTTACTCCGCCCGCCGTCAGCGCCACCTTCGCCAACGGCGTCGTCGACAGTTTGCCGATCGTCATCGGGTACGTCCCGGTGGCGTTCGCCTTCGGCCTCAGCGCCGTCAAGCTGGGCTTCTCCCCGCTGGAAAGCATTTTCTTCTCCTGCATCATCTACGCCGGCGCCAGCCAGTTCGTGATCACCGCCCTGCTGAGCGCCGGCATGTCGCTGTGGGTCTCCGCGCTGACGGTGATGGCGATGGATGTGCGCCATCTGTTGTACGGCCCGGCGCTGCGCCACCGCATCGTCTCGCGCATGTCGCCCGGTAAAACGGCGATATGGGCCTTTGGGCTGACCGATGAGGTCTTCGCCGCCGCTACCGCCAAGCTGATGCGCAATAACCGCAGCTGGAGCGAAAACTGGATGCTGGGCATCGCGCTCTGTTCCTGGCTCTCCTGGGTGGCCGGCACCGCGCTCGGCGCGCTGTTCGGCAATGGCCCGCTGGAGCAGTTCCCGGTGATCGAAGCCTCGCTTTCATTCATGCTGCCGGCGCTGTTTCTCAGCTTCCTGCTGGCCGCTTTCCGGCGCCCGCAGAGCCTGACCATCGCCGCCGCACTGGCCGGCGCGCTGCTCGGCGTGGTGCTGTTCTCCATCCCGGTCGCCATTTTGGCCGGCATCGGCGCCGGCTGTATCGCCGCCCTGTTCCAACCCGCACATGCGGAGGCCGCTCATGAACACTGA
- the ygaH gene encoding L-valine transporter subunit YgaH: MNTDVLVIGLVVGCANYLFRYLPLRLAPARAQPGIKRGKAALLLDSIGIASICALLVVSSTPVVMREPDKLLPTLAGFAALALCFYRSKSIILSTLLGATAFGVTLKLLMLFGPG, translated from the coding sequence ATGAACACTGATGTGCTGGTGATTGGTCTGGTGGTGGGCTGCGCCAATTACCTGTTCCGTTATCTGCCGCTGCGGCTGGCGCCGGCGCGCGCCCAACCCGGCATCAAACGCGGTAAAGCCGCCCTGCTGCTCGACAGCATCGGCATCGCCTCGATCTGCGCCCTGCTGGTGGTCTCCAGCACGCCGGTGGTGATGCGCGAACCGGACAAGCTGCTGCCGACGCTGGCGGGCTTCGCCGCGCTGGCGCTGTGCTTCTACCGCAGCAAAAGCATCATTCTGTCGACGCTGCTCGGCGCGACGGCCTTTGGCGTCACATTAAAACTGTTAATGCTTTTCGGTCCGGGCTGA
- the mprA gene encoding transcriptional repressor MprA gives MESSFAPIEQMLNFRATRQKDFPYQEILLTRLCMHMQGKLLENRNKMLKAQGINETLFMALITLDAQESHSIQPSELSSALGSSRTNATRIADELEKRGWIERRESDNDRRCLHLHLTPQGEEFLSQLLPPQHQCLHFLWSTLTDDEQKQLEQLTRKLLARLDQMEITEQLS, from the coding sequence ATGGAAAGCTCGTTTGCCCCCATAGAACAAATGCTGAATTTCCGCGCCACCCGGCAGAAAGATTTCCCTTATCAGGAAATCCTGCTGACCCGCCTGTGCATGCACATGCAAGGTAAATTGCTGGAAAATCGCAATAAAATGCTGAAGGCGCAGGGGATTAACGAAACACTGTTTATGGCGCTGATTACCCTGGATGCGCAGGAAAGCCACAGCATCCAACCTTCTGAGCTAAGCTCTGCCTTAGGCTCCTCGCGCACCAATGCAACCCGCATCGCCGACGAGCTGGAGAAACGCGGTTGGATCGAGCGCCGGGAAAGCGACAACGATCGCCGCTGCCTGCATCTGCATCTGACGCCGCAGGGGGAAGAATTTCTCAGTCAACTGCTGCCGCCGCAGCACCAATGTCTGCATTTCCTGTGGTCCACGCTGACCGACGATGAGCAAAAACAGCTGGAACAGCTGACGCGCAAATTGCTGGCACGTCTGGATCAAATGGAAATCACAGAACAGTTATCCTAA
- a CDS encoding efflux transporter outer membrane subunit, translating into MRSPFNWRFTPLFAVLLLAGCASTDNIAPQSTLMDPQSLQLAQPKVSSLAVSPQWWRALKDPQLDTLMTQTLQSSPTLRQAAARVREAQSVVGEANAANGPNLDLNASTQRQRIPQNVNMGLGYPQKPIYESSNSLGLNLAYEFDWWGKYRNQVNAAKAQVNAARAEQEQAALTLTSSVASAYYQLQSNLALEKLLQQEVNNNERLTALRQQRYQAGLTAVDVPQQTQAQSDAAKQQILQLQSQIEQLRHQLAALAGQGPNAMQHLRQVPLPADNLMAPQGELTADLLGKRPDIAAQRQLVESYSQRVSAARKEFYPSLTISAFAGLMTTNVGGTNPNLFEAASQAWNVMPAISLPIFHAGALRSKLGEESALYDEAVESYNQTILNAVQETADAITIQQSSAQQQLQAASAAQSMQQVYQVASARYQAGIIGRDDLLTSQTQLLQQQQAELNASSNLLQAKIGLIRALGGGYQAPAAADSKA; encoded by the coding sequence ATGCGATCCCCATTTAACTGGAGATTCACCCCGCTGTTCGCCGTGTTGCTGCTGGCCGGGTGCGCTTCGACCGATAATATTGCTCCGCAATCCACGCTGATGGATCCGCAGAGCCTGCAGTTGGCTCAGCCGAAAGTCAGCTCGCTGGCCGTCAGCCCGCAGTGGTGGCGCGCCCTCAAGGATCCGCAGTTGGACACGTTGATGACGCAGACGCTGCAAAGCTCGCCGACCCTGCGCCAGGCCGCCGCCCGCGTACGTGAAGCGCAGAGCGTGGTGGGCGAAGCCAACGCAGCCAACGGGCCGAACCTGGATCTGAACGCCAGCACCCAGCGCCAGCGCATACCGCAAAACGTCAATATGGGGCTGGGGTATCCACAAAAACCTATCTATGAAAGCTCCAACTCACTGGGGTTAAATTTGGCGTATGAATTCGACTGGTGGGGCAAATACCGCAACCAGGTGAACGCCGCCAAGGCGCAAGTGAACGCCGCACGCGCCGAGCAGGAACAGGCGGCGCTGACGCTGACCAGTTCGGTAGCCTCCGCCTACTACCAGCTGCAGAGCAACCTGGCGCTCGAGAAGCTGCTGCAGCAGGAAGTGAACAACAATGAACGGCTGACCGCGCTGCGCCAACAACGCTATCAGGCCGGCCTGACCGCCGTCGACGTGCCGCAACAAACCCAGGCGCAGTCCGATGCCGCCAAGCAGCAGATCCTGCAGTTGCAGTCGCAAATCGAACAGCTCAGACACCAGCTCGCCGCGCTGGCGGGCCAGGGGCCGAACGCCATGCAGCACCTTCGTCAGGTGCCGCTGCCCGCCGACAACCTGATGGCGCCGCAGGGCGAGCTGACGGCGGATCTGCTGGGCAAGCGCCCGGACATCGCCGCGCAGCGCCAGCTGGTGGAGTCTTACAGCCAGCGCGTCAGCGCCGCGCGCAAAGAGTTTTACCCCAGCCTGACCATTTCAGCCTTCGCCGGTCTGATGACCACCAATGTCGGTGGCACCAACCCGAACCTGTTTGAAGCGGCCAGCCAGGCCTGGAACGTGATGCCGGCGATTTCGCTGCCGATCTTCCACGCCGGGGCGCTGCGCAGCAAGCTGGGCGAGGAATCCGCGCTGTATGACGAAGCGGTGGAATCCTATAACCAAACCATCCTGAATGCGGTACAGGAAACCGCCGACGCCATCACTATCCAGCAGAGCTCTGCGCAACAGCAGCTGCAGGCGGCGTCCGCGGCCCAGTCGATGCAACAGGTGTACCAGGTCGCCAGTGCCCGTTACCAGGCAGGGATTATCGGGCGCGACGATCTGTTGACCAGCCAGACGCAGCTATTGCAGCAGCAACAGGCGGAGTTGAATGCCAGCAGCAATTTACTGCAGGCGAAGATAGGACTGATCCGCGCGCTGGGCGGTGGCTATCAGGCCCCGGCCGCAGCGGATTCGAAAGCATAA
- the emrA gene encoding multidrug efflux MFS transporter periplasmic adaptor subunit EmrA: MSASAEIQNPQQPNGKKKQRKFWLLLLTAIFIVIGVAYLVYWFLVLRHHQETDDAYVSGNQVQIMAQVSGSVNSVNFDNTDYVKQGDVLLTLDPTDAEQAFERAKTGLANSVRQTHQLIINSKQYQANIALRKTDLSKAENDLKRRVVLGSVDAIGREELQHARDAVDSAKAALEVAVQQYNANQAMVLNTPLEQQPAIQQAAAQMRDAWLALQRTKVVSPITGYVSRRSVQVGAQIAAGSPLMAVVPADHIWVDANFKETQIANMRIGQPATVVSDVYGDDVVYQGKVVGIDMGTGSAFSLLPAQNATGNWIKVVQRLPVRIELDAKQVADHPLRIGLSTLVTVDTANLDGHVLADVVRDKPLYQSNALALNLAPVNQLIADVIHANAG, encoded by the coding sequence ATGAGCGCAAGCGCGGAAATCCAAAACCCGCAGCAGCCGAACGGCAAAAAGAAGCAGCGCAAGTTTTGGCTGCTGTTGTTGACGGCTATTTTCATTGTTATAGGGGTGGCTTACTTAGTGTATTGGTTCCTGGTACTGCGTCATCACCAGGAAACCGACGACGCCTACGTCTCCGGCAACCAGGTGCAGATCATGGCCCAGGTGTCAGGCAGCGTGAACAGCGTCAATTTTGACAACACCGACTACGTCAAACAGGGCGACGTGCTGCTGACGCTCGATCCGACCGATGCCGAGCAGGCGTTTGAACGCGCCAAGACCGGCCTGGCCAACAGCGTGCGTCAAACCCACCAGCTGATCATCAACAGCAAGCAGTATCAGGCCAACATCGCCCTGCGCAAGACCGATCTGAGCAAGGCCGAGAACGATCTGAAACGCCGCGTGGTGCTGGGTAGCGTTGACGCCATCGGCCGCGAAGAGCTGCAACACGCTCGCGATGCGGTCGACAGCGCCAAGGCCGCGCTGGAAGTGGCGGTGCAGCAATACAACGCCAACCAGGCGATGGTGCTGAATACCCCGCTGGAACAGCAGCCGGCGATCCAACAGGCCGCCGCGCAGATGCGCGACGCCTGGCTGGCGCTGCAGCGTACCAAAGTTGTCAGCCCAATTACCGGTTATGTTTCGCGCCGCAGCGTGCAGGTGGGTGCGCAAATTGCCGCCGGTTCGCCGCTGATGGCGGTGGTGCCGGCCGATCACATCTGGGTTGACGCCAACTTCAAGGAAACCCAGATCGCCAACATGCGCATCGGCCAGCCGGCGACGGTGGTCAGCGACGTGTACGGTGACGACGTGGTGTATCAGGGCAAAGTGGTCGGTATCGACATGGGCACCGGCAGCGCCTTCTCGCTACTGCCGGCGCAGAACGCCACCGGCAACTGGATCAAGGTGGTGCAACGCCTGCCGGTGCGTATTGAGCTCGACGCCAAGCAGGTTGCCGATCATCCGCTGCGCATCGGCCTGTCGACGCTGGTGACCGTCGACACCGCCAATCTGGACGGCCACGTGCTGGCCGACGTGGTGCGCGATAAACCGCTGTACCAGAGCAACGCGTTGGCGTTGAATCTGGCGCCGGTTAATCAGCTGATCGCCGACGTGATCCATGCGAACGCCGGCTAA
- the emrB gene encoding multidrug efflux MFS transporter permease subunit EmrB, whose translation MPQKPLEGAQLAWMTVALAMATFMQVLDSTIANVAIPTIAGNLGSSNSQGTWVITSFGVANAISIPITGWLAKRIGEVRLFLWSTALFVLASWLCGISNSLGMLIFFRVIQGVVAGPLIPLSQSLLLNNYPPAKRAMALALWSMTVIVAPIFGPILGGYISDNYHWGWIFFINIPIGAFVIMAAMATLKGRETKTEIKPIDTVGLVLLIVGIGSLQVMLDQGKELDWFNSTEIITLTVVAVVALLFLVVWELTDDHPVVDLSLFKSRNFTIGCLCISLAYMLYFGAIVLLPQLLQEVYGYTATWAGLASAPVGLIPVLLSPIIGKFGNRLDMRKLVTFSFIMYAVCFYWRAYTFEPGMDFGASAWPQFVQGFAIACFFMPLTTITLSGLPPERMAAASSLSNFTRTLAGSIGTSITTTLWTQRESQHHAQLTEFVNPYNPQSQEMYRQLEQLGMSKQQASAYIANEITAQGLIISANEIFWLSAGVFLVLLALVWVAKPPFSSGGGGGGGAH comes from the coding sequence TTGCCACAGAAACCGCTTGAAGGCGCCCAGCTCGCCTGGATGACGGTCGCGCTCGCCATGGCGACCTTCATGCAGGTGCTGGACTCCACCATCGCCAACGTGGCGATCCCCACCATTGCCGGTAACCTCGGGTCTTCCAACTCGCAGGGCACCTGGGTGATCACCTCGTTCGGCGTGGCGAACGCCATCTCGATCCCGATCACCGGCTGGCTGGCGAAGCGCATCGGCGAAGTGCGGCTGTTCCTCTGGTCCACCGCGCTGTTCGTCCTCGCCTCCTGGCTGTGCGGCATCTCCAACAGCCTCGGCATGCTGATCTTCTTCCGCGTGATCCAGGGCGTGGTGGCCGGGCCGCTGATCCCGCTGTCGCAGAGCCTGTTGCTGAACAACTACCCGCCCGCCAAGCGAGCGATGGCCCTGGCGCTCTGGTCGATGACCGTTATCGTCGCGCCGATCTTCGGGCCGATCCTCGGCGGCTACATCAGCGACAACTACCATTGGGGCTGGATCTTCTTCATCAACATCCCGATCGGCGCCTTCGTTATCATGGCGGCGATGGCGACGTTGAAGGGGCGAGAAACCAAAACCGAGATCAAGCCGATCGACACCGTCGGCCTGGTGCTGCTGATCGTCGGCATCGGTTCGCTGCAGGTGATGCTAGACCAGGGCAAGGAGCTAGACTGGTTCAACTCGACCGAGATCATCACCCTAACCGTGGTGGCGGTGGTGGCGCTGCTGTTCCTGGTGGTGTGGGAGCTGACGGACGACCACCCGGTGGTGGATCTGTCGCTGTTCAAGTCGCGTAACTTCACCATCGGCTGTCTGTGCATCAGCCTGGCCTACATGCTGTACTTCGGCGCCATCGTGCTGTTGCCGCAGCTGCTGCAAGAGGTGTACGGCTATACCGCCACCTGGGCGGGGCTGGCTTCGGCGCCGGTCGGGCTGATCCCGGTGCTGCTGTCGCCGATCATCGGTAAGTTCGGCAACCGGCTCGACATGCGCAAGCTGGTGACCTTCAGCTTCATCATGTATGCCGTGTGCTTCTACTGGCGCGCCTATACCTTTGAACCGGGCATGGACTTCGGCGCTTCGGCGTGGCCGCAGTTCGTTCAAGGCTTCGCCATCGCCTGCTTCTTCATGCCGTTGACCACCATCACGCTGTCCGGCCTGCCGCCGGAACGCATGGCGGCGGCATCGAGCCTGTCGAACTTTACGCGAACGCTGGCGGGCTCGATCGGCACCTCGATCACCACCACCCTGTGGACGCAGCGCGAATCGCAGCATCACGCGCAGCTGACGGAGTTCGTCAACCCTTACAATCCGCAGTCGCAGGAGATGTACCGACAGCTGGAGCAGCTCGGCATGAGCAAGCAGCAGGCGTCGGCCTACATCGCCAACGAGATCACCGCGCAGGGCCTGATCATCTCCGCCAACGAGATCTTCTGGCTGTCGGCCGGGGTATTCCTGGTGCTGCTGGCGCTGGTGTGGGTGGCGAAACCGCCGTTCAGTTCCGGCGGCGGCGGGGGCGGCGGCGCTCACTAA
- a CDS encoding tRNA/rRNA methyltransferase: MNDSFSGKNGKVKVMYVRSDDDNGDDRNKNKRPAGKGRPADGARSGRTGQDKARGGNDRRGADSRRSESDRPRRPARSEDRGGNESPWRTVSRAPNEEPAFDHGGISGKSFIDPEQLRRQRAEETRVYGENACQALFASRPEAIVRAWFVQSVTPRFREALRWMAANRKAYHVVDEEELAKASGTEHHGGVCFLIKKRQGLDAQSYLKTAPATDCVLALEEVGNPHNLGAIVRSCAHFGVNGVLLQDPALLESGAAVRTAEGGAEHIKAINADDFLSVLDTFRKAGYTIVTTSSHKGTALAQAKLPAKMVLVLGQERDGLSDSAWQQGDMNVSIGGTGKVESLNVSVATGILLADWWRQNQA, encoded by the coding sequence ATGAACGATTCATTTAGTGGCAAGAACGGTAAAGTCAAAGTGATGTACGTCCGCAGCGACGACGACAACGGCGACGACCGCAACAAGAATAAACGTCCGGCCGGCAAAGGCCGTCCGGCTGACGGTGCGCGCTCGGGCCGCACCGGCCAAGACAAGGCGCGCGGCGGCAACGATCGTCGCGGCGCCGACTCCCGCCGCAGTGAAAGCGATCGTCCTCGCCGTCCGGCGCGCTCAGAAGATCGCGGTGGCAACGAGTCGCCGTGGAGAACCGTTTCGCGCGCGCCGAATGAAGAGCCGGCGTTCGATCACGGCGGCATCAGCGGCAAAAGCTTTATCGATCCGGAACAGTTGCGCCGCCAGCGCGCGGAAGAAACCCGCGTTTACGGTGAAAACGCCTGTCAGGCGCTGTTCGCCAGCCGTCCGGAAGCGATCGTGCGCGCCTGGTTCGTGCAGTCGGTCACCCCGCGCTTCCGCGAAGCGCTGCGCTGGATGGCGGCGAACCGCAAAGCCTACCACGTGGTGGACGAGGAAGAGCTGGCCAAGGCTTCCGGCACCGAGCACCACGGCGGCGTGTGCTTCCTGATCAAAAAACGTCAGGGTCTGGATGCGCAGAGCTACCTGAAAACCGCGCCGGCGACCGACTGCGTGCTGGCGCTGGAAGAAGTGGGCAACCCGCATAACCTGGGCGCCATCGTCCGTTCTTGCGCCCACTTCGGCGTCAACGGCGTGCTGCTGCAGGATCCAGCGCTGCTGGAGTCCGGCGCGGCGGTGCGCACCGCAGAAGGCGGCGCGGAGCATATCAAGGCGATCAACGCCGACGATTTCCTGTCGGTGCTGGATACCTTCCGCAAAGCGGGCTACACCATCGTCACCACCTCCAGCCACAAAGGCACCGCGCTGGCGCAGGCCAAGCTGCCGGCCAAGATGGTGCTGGTGCTGGGCCAGGAGCGCGACGGTCTGAGCGACAGCGCCTGGCAGCAAGGCGACATGAACGTGTCCATCGGCGGCACCGGCAAGGTGGAAAGCCTGAACGTTTCCGTCGCGACCGGCATTCTGCTGGCGGACTGGTGGCGTCAGAATCAGGCGTAA
- the trxC gene encoding thioredoxin TrxC has protein sequence MNTVCAACNATNRVPEERLADNAKCGRCGHELFDGEVINATAATLDQLLQDDLPVVVDFWAPWCGPCRSFAPIFEDVAEERAGKVRFVKVNTEAEPELSARFRIRSIPTIMVFRQGKMVDMLNGAMPKAPFDNWLNELV, from the coding sequence ATGAATACAGTTTGTGCAGCTTGCAATGCCACCAACCGTGTGCCGGAAGAACGTCTGGCGGACAACGCGAAATGCGGCCGCTGCGGCCACGAGCTCTTCGACGGTGAAGTGATCAACGCCACCGCCGCCACGCTGGACCAGTTGCTGCAGGACGATCTGCCGGTCGTGGTCGATTTCTGGGCGCCGTGGTGCGGTCCGTGCCGCAGCTTTGCGCCGATCTTCGAAGACGTGGCCGAAGAGCGCGCCGGCAAGGTGCGCTTCGTGAAAGTGAACACCGAAGCCGAGCCGGAGCTGAGCGCCCGTTTCCGCATCCGCAGCATCCCGACCATTATGGTGTTCCGTCAGGGCAAGATGGTCGACATGCTTAACGGCGCGATGCCGAAAGCGCCGTTTGACAACTGGCTCAACGAGTTGGTGTGA
- a CDS encoding tRNA-uridine aminocarboxypropyltransferase, producing the protein MTDNAVLRLRQFRLDRATRPFLARGCRVARCQGCLLPHKNCLCDTIRPQQAGSRFCLIMFGAEPLKPSNTGRLIADILPDTQAFLWSRTEIDPALLAAINDPTRQPYVVFPASYADAERPVFSELPAGGKPPLFIMLDGTWAEARKMFRKSPYLNQFPVFSLNVDAASDYQLREASRAEQHCTAEVAAALLQQAGDLPAADGLNQHFRYFRQQYLAGKPTRPEAPVTAM; encoded by the coding sequence ATGACCGACAACGCCGTACTTCGCCTGCGCCAATTCCGTTTAGACCGCGCCACCCGCCCCTTCCTGGCGCGCGGTTGCCGGGTGGCGCGTTGTCAGGGTTGCCTGCTGCCGCATAAAAACTGCCTGTGCGACACCATTCGCCCGCAGCAGGCCGGCAGCCGTTTCTGCCTGATCATGTTCGGCGCCGAGCCGCTCAAGCCCAGCAATACCGGCCGCCTGATCGCCGATATCCTGCCGGACACCCAGGCGTTCCTCTGGTCACGCACCGAGATCGATCCCGCCCTGCTGGCGGCCATCAACGATCCGACGCGGCAGCCTTACGTGGTGTTTCCCGCCTCTTACGCCGACGCCGAACGCCCGGTGTTCAGCGAGCTGCCCGCCGGCGGTAAACCGCCGCTGTTCATCATGCTGGACGGCACCTGGGCGGAAGCGCGCAAAATGTTCCGTAAAAGCCCGTACCTCAATCAATTCCCGGTATTTTCCCTCAACGTCGACGCCGCATCGGATTATCAGCTGCGCGAAGCCAGCCGCGCCGAGCAACACTGTACGGCGGAAGTGGCCGCCGCCCTGCTGCAACAGGCGGGCGATCTGCCGGCCGCTGACGGATTGAATCAGCATTTCCGCTATTTCCGTCAACAGTATCTGGCGGGAAAACCGACCCGGCCGGAGGCACCGGTCACAGCAATGTAG